The Burkholderia ambifaria AMMD genome includes a region encoding these proteins:
- a CDS encoding (2Fe-2S)-binding protein — protein sequence MITLTVNGARHTLDIDPSTPLLYALRNDLHLHGAKFGCGLGQCGACTVIVDDKPMFSCLIPVAAIGARSVRTIESLGTAERPGKLQQAFIDHQAAQCGYCIAGMIMRAQALLERNPKPTERELRTHMEPNLCRCGTHLRILAAVRQVAGLPDPEPAGAPVMISKGL from the coding sequence ATGATCACCCTCACCGTGAATGGCGCGCGGCATACGCTCGACATCGACCCGTCCACGCCGCTGCTCTATGCGCTGCGCAACGACCTGCACCTGCACGGTGCGAAGTTCGGTTGCGGCCTCGGACAATGCGGCGCGTGCACCGTGATCGTCGACGACAAGCCGATGTTCTCGTGCCTGATCCCGGTCGCCGCGATCGGCGCACGCAGCGTCAGGACCATCGAAAGCCTCGGCACCGCCGAGCGGCCGGGCAAGCTCCAGCAAGCGTTCATCGATCATCAGGCGGCGCAGTGCGGCTATTGCATCGCCGGGATGATCATGCGCGCGCAGGCGCTGCTCGAACGCAACCCGAAACCGACCGAACGCGAACTGCGCACCCACATGGAACCGAACCTGTGCCGTTGCGGCACCCACCTGCGGATCCTGGCGGCCGTGCGCCAGGTCGCGGGCCTGCCGGACCCGGAACCGGCCGGCGCGCCGGTCATGATCAGCAAAGGCCTCTGA
- a CDS encoding xanthine dehydrogenase family protein molybdopterin-binding subunit produces MNAPDDIDEGRRHFMVSGALFVAFSLAPAARAAAEVVIADEGAAVHVSHATETLAGSLKTNPLLDAWIKITPDGKVTVFTGKVELGTGVRTALLQVAAEELNMKPSLITFLTADTGASPDEGLTAGSHTMADSGSALLNAAAQVRALLVDGAAKQFGVDPRTLTVADALIKAPDGRTMRYGDAIRTVDLHRNATPTSPLKPPATFAVIGTSLPRVDIPNKVTGGVSYVQDMELPGMLHARVVMPPVYDAKLLSFDEAAILKMPGVVRIVRNGSMLAVVAQGEWQAVVAQRALAAACRWSPGRALPDRNTVHEDLKRISTQHIEIANTHAPAAPPVKTLSATFLKNYLLHGSIGPSCSVARVENGMLTVWTHSQGVYPLRDALAEMLSMPKANVRCIHTEGSGCYGHNGADDAAAHAALIAAAMPGKPIRVQWMREQEHTWDHFTPAMVTELSASLDASGRIVEWKYALWSSSHNERIVNAGRLLPARMLEPPFVPAPSTPMLQPEGGGDRNAIPLYALPNMHIVNNFSPTMPLQTSAMRSLGAHTNIWSIESFMDELAHAAGVDPVEFRLRHMQDHRAQQVIKLAATKFGWPRPPRARNRGVGFAFGKYKNLMAYVAMAIEISVVPETGQVTLEHAEVAVDAGQVVSPDGIRNQIEGGIVQAASWTLYEALKYDTQRIRSFDWSSYPILRFSAAPQSVKVHLINRPGAPFLGAAEASMGPTAGALANAIFDATGQRLREMPFAGDGLRKRIDA; encoded by the coding sequence ATGAACGCACCCGACGATATCGACGAAGGCCGCCGGCACTTCATGGTTTCCGGCGCGCTCTTCGTCGCGTTCAGCCTGGCGCCGGCCGCACGTGCCGCCGCCGAGGTCGTGATCGCCGACGAAGGCGCGGCCGTGCATGTATCGCACGCCACCGAAACGCTGGCCGGCAGCCTCAAGACCAACCCGCTGCTGGATGCGTGGATCAAGATCACGCCCGACGGCAAGGTCACCGTGTTTACCGGCAAGGTCGAGCTCGGCACCGGCGTGCGCACCGCGTTGCTGCAGGTGGCGGCCGAGGAGCTGAACATGAAGCCCTCGCTGATCACGTTCCTGACCGCCGACACCGGCGCGTCGCCGGACGAGGGCCTGACCGCCGGCAGCCACACGATGGCCGACAGCGGCTCCGCGCTGCTGAACGCGGCCGCCCAGGTGCGCGCGCTGCTGGTCGACGGCGCGGCGAAGCAGTTCGGCGTCGATCCGCGCACGCTCACGGTCGCCGATGCGCTCATCAAGGCGCCGGACGGCCGCACGATGCGCTATGGCGACGCGATCCGCACCGTCGACCTGCATCGCAACGCGACGCCGACTTCGCCGCTGAAGCCGCCGGCGACGTTCGCCGTGATCGGCACATCGCTGCCGCGCGTCGATATTCCGAACAAAGTCACCGGTGGCGTCAGTTACGTGCAGGACATGGAACTGCCCGGCATGCTGCATGCACGCGTCGTGATGCCGCCGGTGTACGACGCGAAACTGCTGTCGTTCGACGAAGCCGCGATCCTGAAGATGCCGGGCGTCGTCCGGATCGTGCGCAACGGCAGCATGCTCGCCGTGGTCGCGCAGGGGGAATGGCAGGCCGTCGTCGCGCAGCGCGCGCTGGCCGCCGCGTGCCGCTGGTCGCCCGGTCGGGCGCTGCCCGACCGCAACACGGTTCATGAGGATCTCAAGCGGATTTCGACGCAGCACATCGAGATCGCCAATACGCATGCGCCGGCCGCGCCGCCGGTGAAGACGCTGAGCGCCACGTTCCTGAAGAATTACCTGCTGCACGGCTCGATCGGGCCGTCCTGCTCGGTCGCGCGTGTCGAGAACGGCATGCTGACCGTGTGGACCCACTCGCAAGGCGTGTATCCGCTGCGCGACGCGCTGGCCGAGATGCTGTCGATGCCGAAGGCGAACGTCCGCTGCATCCACACCGAGGGCTCGGGTTGCTACGGGCACAACGGCGCGGACGACGCGGCCGCGCATGCGGCGCTGATCGCCGCCGCGATGCCGGGCAAACCGATTCGCGTCCAGTGGATGCGCGAACAGGAACATACGTGGGATCACTTCACGCCGGCGATGGTCACCGAGCTCAGCGCGTCGCTCGACGCGAGCGGGCGCATCGTCGAGTGGAAGTACGCGCTGTGGAGCAGCTCGCACAACGAACGCATCGTCAATGCCGGCCGGCTGCTGCCCGCGCGGATGCTCGAGCCGCCGTTCGTCCCCGCGCCGTCGACGCCGATGCTGCAGCCCGAAGGCGGCGGCGATCGCAACGCGATCCCGCTGTACGCGCTGCCGAACATGCACATCGTGAACAACTTCTCGCCGACGATGCCGCTGCAGACGTCCGCGATGCGCTCGCTCGGCGCGCATACGAACATCTGGTCGATCGAAAGCTTCATGGACGAGCTCGCGCACGCCGCCGGCGTCGATCCCGTCGAATTCCGGCTGCGTCACATGCAGGATCACCGCGCGCAGCAGGTGATCAAGCTCGCCGCGACCAAGTTCGGCTGGCCGCGTCCGCCGCGCGCGCGCAACCGCGGTGTCGGCTTCGCGTTCGGCAAATACAAGAACCTGATGGCTTACGTCGCGATGGCGATCGAGATTTCGGTGGTGCCGGAAACGGGCCAGGTCACGCTCGAGCACGCGGAAGTCGCCGTCGACGCCGGGCAGGTCGTGTCGCCGGACGGCATCCGCAACCAGATCGAGGGCGGCATCGTGCAGGCCGCGAGCTGGACGCTGTACGAGGCGTTGAAATACGATACGCAGCGCATCCGCAGCTTCGACTGGAGCAGCTATCCGATCCTGCGCTTCTCGGCGGCGCCGCAAAGCGTGAAGGTCCATCTGATCAATCGCCCTGGCGCACCATTTCTCGGCGCGGCCGAGGCGTCGATGGGGCCGACCGCTGGGGCGCTCGCCAACGCGATTTTCGATGCGACCGGCCAGCGCCTGCGCGAAATGCCGTTTGCCGGCGACGGGCTGAGGAAACGCATCGACGCATAG
- a CDS encoding alpha/beta fold hydrolase, translating into MNTITTQDGTQIYFKDWGTGRPVVFSHGWPLCADAWDPQMLFLVQHGYRVIAHDRRGHGRSSQPSKGNDMDTYADDLAAVMNALDLREAMLVGHSTGGGEVAHYIGRHGTKRVSKAVLIGAVPPQMVKSPTNPGGLPMDVFDGIRKNVAENRSQFYKDLAVPFFGFNRPNAKVQQGTIDAFWAQGMMGGAYGQYLCVKEFSEVDYTEDLKKIDVPTLILHGDDDQIVPIDDSARLSAKIVKHAQLKIIPGGAHGMCVVDAARINAELLAFLKA; encoded by the coding sequence ATGAACACGATCACCACGCAAGACGGTACGCAGATTTATTTCAAGGACTGGGGCACCGGCCGTCCGGTCGTGTTCTCGCACGGCTGGCCGCTGTGCGCCGACGCATGGGATCCGCAGATGCTGTTCCTCGTGCAGCACGGCTACCGCGTGATCGCGCACGATCGCCGCGGTCACGGCCGCTCGAGCCAGCCGTCGAAGGGCAACGACATGGATACCTACGCGGACGATCTCGCCGCGGTGATGAACGCACTCGACCTGCGCGAAGCGATGCTCGTCGGCCACTCCACCGGCGGCGGCGAAGTCGCCCACTACATCGGCCGTCACGGCACGAAGCGCGTGTCGAAGGCCGTGCTGATCGGCGCCGTGCCGCCGCAGATGGTGAAATCGCCGACCAATCCGGGCGGCCTGCCGATGGACGTATTCGACGGCATCCGCAAGAACGTCGCCGAGAACCGTTCGCAGTTCTACAAGGATCTCGCCGTGCCGTTCTTCGGCTTCAATCGTCCGAATGCGAAGGTGCAGCAGGGCACGATCGACGCATTCTGGGCACAGGGGATGATGGGCGGCGCCTATGGCCAGTATCTGTGCGTCAAGGAATTCTCCGAGGTCGACTACACCGAGGACCTGAAGAAGATCGATGTCCCGACGCTGATCCTGCACGGCGACGACGACCAGATCGTGCCGATCGACGATTCCGCGCGCCTCTCGGCGAAGATCGTGAAGCACGCGCAGCTCAAGATCATCCCGGGCGGCGCGCACGGCATGTGCGTCGTCGATGCGGCGCGCATCAATGCCGAGCTGCTCGCGTTCCTGAAGGCGTAA
- a CDS encoding LysR family transcriptional regulator has protein sequence MKLSFEALEALDAIDRTGTFAEAAELLHRVPSALTYLVHKLEGDLGVALFDRSGRRAKLTHAGRVVVEEGRRLLHAAEQLELKAQRAQQGWETELRICIDEILPFDALWPHVHAFYGLEMDTRLRLSTEVLGGTWDALVARRADLVVGATGEPPELPGIVTRPIGTLRHVFAIAPTHPLAALPEPLSMASIVEYRGAVISDTSRELQPRSIAVDAGQPTLAVPTLAAKLAAQCEGLAVGTLPDCIAARAIAQGKLVARQVTGMRDTTHCYMAWRADEAGRALRWWVEQLDRPDLVDRFLALA, from the coding sequence ATGAAGCTGTCATTCGAAGCGCTCGAAGCGCTGGACGCGATCGACCGTACCGGCACGTTCGCCGAAGCTGCGGAACTGCTGCATCGCGTCCCATCGGCCCTGACTTACCTCGTGCACAAGCTCGAGGGCGACCTCGGCGTCGCGCTGTTCGACCGCAGCGGACGCCGTGCGAAGCTCACGCATGCGGGTCGCGTCGTCGTCGAAGAAGGCCGGCGGCTGCTGCATGCGGCCGAGCAGCTCGAACTCAAGGCGCAGCGCGCGCAGCAAGGCTGGGAAACCGAGCTGCGCATCTGTATCGACGAGATCCTGCCGTTCGACGCGCTATGGCCCCACGTGCATGCGTTCTACGGGCTCGAAATGGACACGCGGCTGCGGCTCTCGACCGAAGTCCTCGGTGGTACGTGGGACGCGCTGGTAGCGCGCCGCGCGGATCTCGTCGTCGGCGCGACGGGCGAGCCGCCGGAGCTGCCGGGCATCGTCACGCGGCCGATCGGCACGCTCAGGCACGTGTTCGCAATCGCGCCCACCCATCCGCTCGCGGCCCTGCCCGAACCGCTGTCGATGGCGTCGATCGTCGAGTATCGCGGCGCCGTGATCAGCGACACGTCCCGCGAACTGCAGCCGCGCTCGATCGCTGTCGATGCCGGGCAGCCGACGCTCGCGGTCCCTACCCTCGCGGCCAAACTGGCCGCGCAGTGCGAAGGGCTCGCCGTGGGCACGCTGCCGGACTGCATCGCGGCGCGCGCGATCGCACAGGGCAAGCTCGTCGCACGCCAGGTGACCGGCATGCGCGACACGACGCATTGCTACATGGCGTGGCGCGCCGACGAAGCCGGCCGCGCGTTGCGCTGGTGGGTCGAGCAGCTCGATCGCCCCGATCTCGTCGACCGGTTTCTCGCGCTTGCGTGA
- a CDS encoding LysR family transcriptional regulator → MDTLLSMRVFTRIVETGSFTRASDTTGLTTPRVSALLSTLEQHLGCRLLNRTTRRISLTEDGQAYYERCVGVLREIDDMEAAVSQARNVPRGRLKVNLPPAMAKQIMVPALPEFLAAHPNISIELGVTDRQIDLVGEGVDCVVRIGALDDSGMIARRIGSLTTCTCAAPAYLDRCGAPETVDELAQHVAISHISADTGRPRPWDYVVDGETRIVQMCGTVAVNDADTYIECGVAGIGLIKTSLYLVEPYLKSGRLREVLTDFNAPPRPISILYPPNRHTPVKLKIFVDWLTSLFAQIPTLQGQRG, encoded by the coding sequence ATGGATACCTTGCTTTCGATGCGCGTGTTTACGCGCATCGTCGAAACGGGCAGTTTCACGCGCGCGTCGGACACGACCGGGCTGACGACACCGCGCGTGTCCGCGCTGCTGAGCACGCTCGAACAGCACCTCGGTTGCCGGCTCTTGAACCGCACGACGCGCCGCATCTCACTGACCGAGGACGGGCAGGCGTACTACGAACGCTGCGTCGGGGTGCTGCGCGAAATCGACGACATGGAAGCGGCGGTATCGCAGGCGCGCAACGTGCCGCGCGGCCGCCTGAAAGTGAACCTGCCGCCGGCGATGGCCAAGCAGATCATGGTGCCCGCGCTGCCCGAGTTTCTCGCCGCCCATCCGAATATCTCCATCGAACTCGGCGTGACCGATCGCCAGATCGACCTCGTCGGCGAGGGCGTCGATTGCGTGGTGCGCATCGGCGCGCTCGACGACTCGGGGATGATCGCCAGGCGGATCGGCAGCCTCACCACCTGCACGTGCGCGGCGCCCGCGTATCTCGACCGATGCGGCGCGCCCGAAACGGTCGACGAACTCGCGCAGCACGTCGCGATCAGCCATATCTCGGCCGATACCGGCCGCCCGCGGCCGTGGGACTACGTCGTCGACGGCGAAACGCGGATCGTGCAGATGTGCGGCACGGTCGCGGTGAACGACGCCGATACCTACATCGAGTGCGGCGTCGCGGGCATCGGCCTGATCAAGACCTCACTGTATCTGGTCGAACCGTATCTGAAATCGGGACGGCTGCGCGAAGTGCTGACCGATTTCAACGCGCCGCCGCGGCCGATCTCGATCCTGTATCCGCCGAATCGGCATACGCCCGTCAAGCTCAAGATCTTCGTCGACTGGCTCACGAGCCTGTTCGCGCAGATTCCGACGCTGCAGGGCCAGCGCGGCTGA
- a CDS encoding alpha/beta fold hydrolase — translation MSTFTTRDGVSIHYKDWGAGRPVVFIHGWPLNADMWDVQMHHLASNGFRGIAYDRRGFGRSGQPWTGYDYDTLADDLATLIETLGLRDVTLVGFSMGGGEVARYIGRHGTRHIAKAVLIGSVTPLIARRDDHPDGVDVAMFDGIRSAIVADRAAFFEQFWPLFTGSNRADSTISRATLDWTSFMALQAGLKGTLDCVRAFSETDFRADLDKFDVPTRVIHGDDDQTAPLALTAAATAARVPDATLSVYEGGPHALYLTHAQRLNDELLAFVSA, via the coding sequence ATGAGTACGTTCACGACACGCGACGGCGTCTCGATTCACTACAAGGACTGGGGCGCGGGGCGCCCCGTCGTGTTCATTCACGGCTGGCCGCTGAACGCGGACATGTGGGACGTCCAGATGCATCATCTGGCATCGAACGGTTTTCGCGGCATCGCGTACGACCGGCGCGGTTTCGGCCGGTCCGGCCAACCGTGGACAGGCTACGACTACGATACGCTCGCGGACGATCTCGCGACGCTGATCGAGACGCTCGGATTGCGCGACGTGACGCTCGTCGGCTTTTCGATGGGCGGCGGCGAGGTGGCCCGATACATCGGCCGGCACGGCACGCGCCACATCGCGAAGGCCGTGCTGATCGGCTCGGTGACGCCGCTCATCGCGCGGCGCGACGATCATCCGGACGGCGTCGACGTCGCGATGTTCGACGGCATTCGCTCGGCGATCGTGGCGGACCGCGCCGCGTTCTTCGAGCAATTCTGGCCGTTGTTCACCGGCTCGAACCGGGCGGATTCGACGATCTCGCGCGCCACGCTCGACTGGACGTCGTTCATGGCGCTGCAGGCCGGATTGAAGGGCACGCTCGATTGCGTCCGCGCATTTTCCGAAACCGATTTCCGGGCGGATCTCGACAAGTTCGACGTGCCGACGCGCGTGATTCATGGCGACGACGACCAGACGGCACCGCTCGCGCTGACGGCCGCGGCCACCGCCGCGCGCGTGCCGGATGCGACGCTGAGTGTTTACGAAGGCGGCCCGCATGCGCTGTATCTGACGCATGCCCAACGATTGAACGACGAACTGCTGGCGTTCGTCAGCGCGTGA
- a CDS encoding DUF3331 domain-containing protein: MDTFDRWEHVMTLLDPSSGASRCASLNLRDRDAARRRHRDDARGASGGGARRGCAIVAVERQTDSSLLVSWSDPTHCRYDEQRWISAKCRSPGRCALTGLPIRPGDAIYKPQWRGAKRPANCWEAILASELDRFIVRLSRS, from the coding sequence ATGGACACATTCGATCGCTGGGAGCACGTGATGACGCTGCTCGATCCGTCGTCCGGCGCAAGCCGCTGCGCGTCGCTGAATCTTCGCGACCGGGACGCCGCGCGCCGCCGTCATCGCGACGACGCGCGCGGCGCGTCCGGCGGTGGCGCACGTCGCGGGTGCGCGATCGTCGCGGTCGAGCGGCAGACCGATTCCTCGCTGCTGGTGTCGTGGAGCGATCCGACCCACTGCCGGTATGACGAGCAGCGCTGGATCAGCGCAAAGTGCCGCTCGCCGGGGCGCTGCGCCCTGACCGGCCTGCCGATTCGCCCCGGCGATGCGATCTACAAGCCGCAGTGGCGCGGCGCGAAGCGTCCCGCGAATTGCTGGGAGGCGATCCTCGCGTCCGAGCTGGACCGGTTCATCGTCAGGCTGTCCCGTTCCTGA
- a CDS encoding winged helix-turn-helix domain-containing protein, translating to MIRIGTLHVFLDRREIRANGELLRIGSRAFEILELLIQANGALVSKDEIMQRVWPHTFVEENNLQVHIASLRKALGQDRHLIVTVPGRGYRLVSEPAEGAAAVRPATSRLAPAPTALVGREQMVADVLAALDASRVVTLVGAGGIGKTRVAVEAALRAEARFPDGAAFVSLATVACPQFVPAALADALGLALPARPLTLEAVLASVAHRRMLLVLDNCEHLLDAAARIAAVLTESDTGLRVLATSREALRIHGERQCPVPPLEVGDEGAGAADTLGASAVQLFAARACAADPRFPLDERSVSLMASVCRHLDGLPLAIELAAARAAVLGIDVLADHLDDHFRLLTGGFRTALPRHRTLQAMYDWSYRLLGGTERVLLRWLGVFRDGFSIEAVRDIVGTTGLADADLLDTIAGLVSKSLVNVENAHGVPRYRLLTTTRAYALQQLENNGESAAAALAHANYFLALFTLAPDGGDGSPAESRRDLVRRELGNLRAALDWAFSPDGHAETGIALAAVAVPCLLDLSLVDECRERARVALDAMRDLDATPARDDARKRLLAAYTAALAQGGGSSRGVHDAWPEADALACETGDEP from the coding sequence ATGATCCGCATTGGAACGCTTCACGTTTTTCTCGACAGACGTGAAATTCGCGCGAACGGCGAATTGTTGCGCATCGGCAGCCGTGCATTCGAAATTCTCGAACTCCTGATTCAGGCAAATGGCGCGCTGGTCTCGAAAGACGAGATCATGCAGCGCGTGTGGCCGCACACGTTCGTGGAAGAAAACAACCTGCAGGTGCATATCGCGTCGTTGCGCAAGGCGCTGGGCCAGGACCGGCATCTGATCGTCACGGTGCCGGGGCGCGGCTATCGGCTCGTCAGCGAACCCGCCGAAGGCGCGGCTGCCGTGCGCCCCGCGACGTCCCGGCTCGCGCCCGCACCGACCGCGCTCGTCGGGCGCGAGCAGATGGTCGCCGATGTCCTCGCGGCGCTCGACGCGTCGCGCGTCGTGACGCTGGTCGGCGCGGGCGGCATCGGCAAGACGCGCGTCGCGGTCGAAGCCGCGCTCCGGGCCGAGGCGCGCTTTCCGGATGGCGCGGCGTTCGTGTCGCTGGCGACGGTCGCGTGCCCGCAATTCGTCCCCGCCGCGCTGGCCGACGCGCTGGGCCTCGCGCTGCCGGCCCGCCCGCTGACGCTCGAAGCGGTGCTCGCGAGCGTCGCGCATCGCAGGATGTTGCTCGTGCTCGACAACTGCGAGCATCTGCTGGACGCAGCCGCGCGAATCGCCGCCGTGCTGACCGAGTCCGACACCGGGCTGCGCGTGCTGGCGACCAGCCGCGAGGCGCTTCGCATCCACGGCGAGCGACAGTGTCCGGTGCCGCCGCTCGAGGTCGGCGACGAAGGGGCCGGCGCGGCCGACACGCTGGGCGCAAGCGCGGTGCAATTGTTCGCGGCACGCGCGTGCGCCGCCGATCCGCGCTTTCCGCTCGACGAACGCAGCGTGTCGCTGATGGCGTCGGTGTGCCGGCATCTCGACGGCCTGCCGCTGGCGATCGAACTGGCCGCCGCCCGTGCGGCCGTGCTCGGCATCGACGTGCTGGCCGATCATCTCGACGACCATTTCCGGTTGCTGACCGGCGGCTTTCGCACGGCGTTGCCACGCCACCGGACGCTGCAGGCGATGTACGACTGGAGCTACCGCCTGCTGGGGGGCACGGAGCGCGTGCTGTTGCGCTGGCTCGGCGTGTTCCGCGACGGTTTTTCGATCGAGGCGGTGCGCGACATCGTCGGCACGACGGGGCTGGCCGATGCCGACCTGCTCGACACGATCGCCGGCCTGGTGTCGAAGTCGCTCGTGAATGTCGAGAATGCGCACGGCGTGCCGCGCTACCGGCTGTTGACCACGACGCGCGCGTATGCGCTGCAGCAGCTCGAGAACAACGGCGAAAGCGCGGCCGCCGCGCTCGCGCACGCGAACTACTTTCTTGCGTTGTTCACGCTGGCGCCCGACGGCGGCGATGGGTCGCCGGCCGAATCGCGGCGCGATCTGGTGCGCCGCGAACTCGGCAATCTGCGCGCGGCGCTCGACTGGGCGTTTTCGCCGGACGGCCACGCGGAGACCGGCATCGCGCTGGCGGCCGTGGCGGTGCCGTGCCTGCTGGACCTGTCGCTCGTGGACGAGTGTCGCGAACGCGCGCGCGTGGCGCTCGACGCGATGCGGGATCTGGATGCGACGCCGGCCCGAGACGATGCGCGCAAGCGCTTGCTGGCCGCGTATACCGCGGCGCTTGCGCAGGGCGGCGGATCGAGCCGCGGCGTTCACGACGCGTGGCCCGAAGCGGATGCGCTCGCTTGCGAGACAGGCGACGAACCGTAA
- a CDS encoding cytochrome c, whose amino-acid sequence MKHKRLWLGATGVAIAGLAIAVGIMVRPSIAPIEPPARASFDPQLVRAGARVVALGDCVVCHTAKDGKPFAGGLPLATPFGTIYATNITPDADTGIGRWSRDAFSRALRSGIARDGHPLYPAFPYIHFTRMSDDEITAAYAYLMTREPVQASTPKNDLIFPLNFRPLVAFWNVLFLHEGASTPNPAQSAQWNRGKALVDGLGHCASCHSPLNAIGGEKAGKAFDGGIVDGWEAPPLNTLGHAARPWTQAQLVAYLRTGRASEHGAAAGPMLPVTRDLATVPAEDVEAIAAYILSIQKPAGARPATAGAGHNPTTPAGQRGAVLFQASCAQCHGPAAPMQSIGERPTLAFSTAVAADTPRNAIQMMFNGIGWHGEDTLNYMPSYLDQYDDRQIADLAAYIRETYSDRPAWSDVETLAAKLRKEDRTR is encoded by the coding sequence ATGAAGCACAAACGACTCTGGCTCGGTGCGACCGGCGTCGCGATCGCGGGCCTCGCGATCGCCGTCGGCATCATGGTCCGGCCGTCGATCGCGCCGATCGAGCCGCCCGCCCGCGCGTCGTTCGATCCGCAACTCGTCCGGGCCGGCGCACGGGTGGTCGCGCTCGGCGATTGCGTCGTCTGCCATACCGCGAAGGACGGCAAGCCGTTCGCCGGCGGGCTGCCGCTCGCGACGCCGTTCGGCACGATCTACGCAACCAACATCACGCCGGATGCCGATACGGGCATCGGCCGCTGGTCGCGCGACGCGTTCTCGCGCGCGCTGCGCAGCGGCATCGCCCGGGACGGGCATCCGCTCTACCCCGCGTTTCCGTACATCCACTTCACGCGGATGTCCGACGACGAGATCACGGCGGCCTACGCGTATCTGATGACCCGCGAGCCGGTTCAAGCAAGCACGCCGAAGAACGACCTGATCTTCCCGCTGAACTTCCGCCCGCTCGTCGCGTTCTGGAACGTGCTGTTCCTGCACGAAGGCGCAAGCACGCCGAACCCCGCGCAATCCGCGCAGTGGAATCGCGGCAAGGCGCTCGTCGACGGTCTCGGCCACTGCGCGTCCTGCCATTCGCCGCTGAATGCGATCGGCGGCGAGAAAGCGGGCAAGGCATTCGACGGCGGCATCGTCGACGGATGGGAAGCCCCGCCGCTCAATACGCTCGGCCACGCGGCGCGCCCGTGGACGCAGGCCCAACTGGTCGCGTATCTGCGCACCGGCCGCGCGAGCGAGCATGGCGCGGCTGCCGGCCCGATGCTGCCCGTCACGCGCGACCTCGCGACCGTGCCCGCGGAAGACGTCGAGGCGATCGCCGCGTACATCCTGTCGATCCAGAAGCCTGCCGGCGCGCGGCCGGCGACGGCCGGCGCCGGACACAACCCGACGACGCCCGCCGGCCAACGCGGCGCGGTGCTGTTCCAGGCGTCGTGCGCGCAGTGCCACGGGCCGGCGGCGCCGATGCAATCGATCGGCGAGCGGCCGACGCTCGCGTTCAGCACGGCGGTCGCCGCCGACACGCCGCGCAACGCGATCCAGATGATGTTCAACGGTATCGGCTGGCATGGCGAGGACACGCTGAATTACATGCCTTCATACCTCGACCAGTACGACGACCGCCAAATCGCGGATCTCGCCGCGTACATCCGCGAAACGTACTCCGATCGCCCCGCATGGAGCGACGTCGAAACCCTGGCCGCGAAACTCAGAAAGGAGGACCGCACGCGATGA